A single region of the Leptodactylus fuscus isolate aLepFus1 chromosome 5, aLepFus1.hap2, whole genome shotgun sequence genome encodes:
- the HYKK gene encoding hydroxylysine kinase translates to MTSENEKENSQITIKPAINEAQATKLAKTLYGLQVLKVKSLPSYDDQNFYIQIWDDEDNAHREYVMKITNSKDSNNTELIEVQTHAMKFLYDEGLPTPNVLLTKTGEIMSLEDIDYGDVKQKHIVRLLTYLPGTLVAEIKATPEILFDIGKMAAILDKTLTKKFQHSYKKSFDRGEFIWNLSNTPLLRKYTYVIKDENLRQKIEGVINEFESSVKQNLKKFCQCINHGDLNDHNLLLEEVNLSDENGRNQYRLSGILDFGDMSYGYNVFEVAITIMYMMIESTDPIPVGGYVLAGYESVVPLMKEEKEVLYTLVCCRFAQSLVMARYNVLLYPENEEYLMITAKNGWKHLMTLLDMGKERVEKIWEDTARSYSNTLYDK, encoded by the exons ATGACTTCTGAAAATGAGAAAGAGAACTCACAAATCACCATCAAACCAGCCATAAATGAAGCACAAGCTACAAAATTGGCAAAGACACTTTATGGCTTGCAAGTATTAAAAGTAAAGTCTCTGCCAAGCTATGATGATCAAAATTTCTACATCCAGATCTGGGATGATgaggataatgcacatagagaGTATGTTATGAAGATCACAAATTCTAAAGACAGTAATAACACTGAGCTAATTGAAGTGCAGACACATGCTATGAAGTTCTTGTATGATGAAGGTCTTCCGACACCAAATGTTCTGCTCACAAAAACTGGTGAAATCATGTCTCTAGAGGATATTG ATTATGGAGATGTCAAACAGAAGCATATTGTGAGACTTCTGACCTACCTTCCAGGGACACTGGTAGCTGAAATTAAAGCCACTCCTGAAATCTTATTTGACATTGGAAAAATGGCAGCTATTCTTGATAAAACTTTAACAAAG aaaTTTCAGCATTCATATAAAAAAAGCTTTGATCGTGGAGAGTTTATCTGGAACTTATCCAACACCCCATTGCTGAGAAAGTATACATATGTTATTAAAGATGAGAATTTACGCCAGAAAATAGAAGGTGTCATCAATGAATTTGAGAGCTCTGTCAagcaaaatttaaaaaagttttgCCAAT GCATAAACCATGGAGACTTGAATGACCATAATTTACTTTTGGAAGAGGTCAACCTTTCTGATGAGAATGGCAGAAACCAGTACAGACTCTCTGGAATTCTGGATTTTGGAGACATGAGCTATGGTTATAATGTTTTTGAAGTAGCAATCACAATCATGTACATGATGATTGAAAGTACTGACCCTATCCCTGTAGGTGGATATGTTCTAGCAGGGTATGAGAGTGTAGTTCCCCTGATGAAAGAGGAAAAGGAGGTCCTGTATACTCTAGTGTGCTGTAGGTTTGCCCAGTCTCTGGTAATGGCAAGATACAATGTCCTACTTTACCCAGAAAATGAAGAATATCTCATGATCACTGCAAAAAATGGATGGAAGCATCTGATGACTCTGCTTGATATGGGAAAAGAGAGGGTTGAAAAGATTTGGGAAGACACTGCAAGATCCTACTCTAATACACTATATGATAAGTAA